A region from the Arthrobacter gengyunqii genome encodes:
- a CDS encoding PKD domain-containing protein, whose product MKLKVSAIVAFIALFLSAGAPASAKDNGGGSGEGGVDDDRVYVGAYFEIPGSGEWSHFDTGVPENLTEYRFELKCFEGDVGNILCLNENERYCKAAAGGKLVYWFSRLKDSGQAWNPLSPDPSCIYAEKPRDIGDQIRETILNEFQSRPILPGTLALQPSPHTLIGAHTNFYVEATEQVFDFAMFEQDIRIVARPTEYEWSYGDGTVYGPASPAGGPLPPGRWGEETSTSHVYRATGNFQASVTVYFSAEYSINGGPMVPIDGRATVPSAPVAISVWKSESHNVADDCRVNPAGYGC is encoded by the coding sequence ATGAAACTCAAAGTTTCCGCCATTGTGGCGTTTATCGCACTTTTCCTATCTGCCGGCGCCCCAGCTAGCGCTAAAGACAACGGCGGTGGAAGCGGAGAGGGCGGGGTGGACGACGATAGAGTTTATGTTGGTGCATACTTTGAAATTCCTGGAAGCGGTGAATGGTCCCACTTTGACACGGGGGTGCCAGAGAATCTGACTGAATACAGGTTTGAGCTAAAATGTTTTGAGGGAGACGTCGGCAACATACTCTGCCTTAATGAGAATGAAAGATATTGCAAGGCTGCGGCGGGCGGTAAATTGGTCTATTGGTTCTCACGACTAAAAGACAGCGGGCAAGCCTGGAATCCTCTGAGCCCTGATCCGTCCTGCATTTACGCAGAAAAACCACGGGATATTGGCGACCAGATTCGAGAAACCATACTCAACGAGTTCCAGTCACGACCTATATTGCCGGGCACACTTGCGTTGCAGCCAAGTCCTCACACCCTGATTGGTGCGCACACAAACTTCTACGTAGAAGCGACTGAACAAGTTTTTGACTTTGCAATGTTTGAACAAGATATTCGAATTGTCGCTCGACCAACAGAGTACGAGTGGAGCTACGGAGACGGCACCGTTTACGGTCCTGCATCTCCGGCCGGAGGACCCCTCCCCCCAGGCCGCTGGGGTGAAGAGACCTCGACTAGCCATGTATACCGGGCAACGGGAAACTTTCAAGCCTCCGTCACGGTGTACTTTTCAGCGGAGTATTCGATCAACGGCGGCCCCATGGTGCCCATCGACGGCCGAGCTACGGTCCCGTCTGCCCCCGTGGCCATCAGCGTGTGGAAATCAGAATCCCACAACGTCGCCGATGACTGCCGGGTAAATCCGGCTGGCTACGGCTGCTGA
- a CDS encoding DUF6318 family protein: MIRTSARPAVPAARFGVLGLAAILVLGGCSGSTGEPNAEAAENSSSSASATNSSGPIESATPSTAPAPAAAYKPATAEGPAENVPLPIMPELAKRESKEGLIAFGAYWFSLLNYGYETGDASPVKALSTPECQLCELYYVDLEEGYENDDWIQGGKISISSSGSQFQKTSEGRYQLLLSIRQGAGVNRGPNGVIYGEGSAGDKQATAQIMEATYVSNHWVVNLVENM; the protein is encoded by the coding sequence ATGATCCGCACTTCTGCCCGACCTGCTGTTCCCGCTGCACGGTTTGGAGTGCTGGGACTTGCAGCCATCCTGGTGCTCGGCGGATGCTCCGGATCTACCGGCGAGCCCAACGCTGAAGCCGCCGAGAACAGCTCGAGCAGCGCTTCTGCCACTAACAGCTCCGGCCCGATTGAAAGCGCCACCCCCTCTACGGCGCCGGCACCCGCTGCCGCCTACAAGCCGGCGACCGCTGAGGGCCCAGCCGAGAACGTGCCCCTGCCGATCATGCCAGAGCTTGCGAAGAGAGAATCCAAAGAGGGCTTAATAGCTTTCGGGGCCTACTGGTTCAGCTTGTTGAACTACGGCTACGAGACCGGAGACGCTTCACCGGTAAAAGCACTAAGCACACCCGAGTGCCAGCTCTGTGAGCTCTACTACGTGGATCTGGAGGAAGGATACGAGAATGACGACTGGATCCAAGGCGGGAAAATAAGTATTTCCTCAAGCGGTTCTCAATTTCAGAAAACATCGGAGGGTCGCTACCAGTTGCTGCTGTCAATCCGGCAGGGCGCAGGGGTGAATCGGGGCCCAAACGGAGTGATCTACGGTGAAGGTTCCGCCGGCGATAAACAAGCAACAGCACAAATTATGGAGGCAACGTACGTCTCCAACCACTGGGTCGTGAACTTGGTTGAAAATATGTAA